The following proteins are encoded in a genomic region of Mycolicibacterium confluentis:
- a CDS encoding alpha/beta fold hydrolase yields MNLAYDDRGKGDPVLFIAGHGGAGRTWHLHQVPAFLRAGFRTITFDNRGVGATENANGFTTETMVADTVSLIEELVGGPTRVVGVSMGAFIAQELMLARPDLVKQAVLMATRGRHDRTRDFFRRAEEIRLDAGVELPPEFDAKIRMLENFSPATLNNDRVAGDWIEMFTMWPVRATPGNRCQFDVKPEGNRLAAYRAITTPVMVISFADDLVLPPHLGKEVADAIPKARHLQIRDAGHLGFIEQPDAVNNAMLEFFGRLPM; encoded by the coding sequence ATAAATCTCGCCTACGACGACCGCGGCAAGGGGGATCCGGTCCTGTTCATCGCCGGTCACGGCGGTGCGGGCCGCACCTGGCACCTGCATCAGGTCCCGGCGTTCCTTCGGGCCGGTTTCCGCACCATCACGTTCGACAACCGGGGCGTCGGCGCCACTGAGAACGCCAACGGGTTCACGACCGAGACCATGGTCGCCGACACCGTGTCCCTCATCGAGGAGTTGGTGGGCGGGCCGACCCGGGTGGTCGGAGTCTCGATGGGTGCGTTCATCGCCCAGGAACTGATGCTCGCGCGCCCCGACCTCGTGAAGCAGGCCGTGCTGATGGCGACCCGCGGCCGGCATGACCGCACGCGGGACTTCTTCCGTCGCGCCGAGGAGATCCGACTCGACGCGGGCGTCGAACTTCCGCCCGAGTTCGACGCCAAAATCCGCATGCTGGAGAACTTCTCGCCCGCGACCCTGAACAACGACCGGGTGGCGGGGGACTGGATCGAGATGTTCACCATGTGGCCCGTCAGGGCGACGCCGGGTAATCGGTGCCAGTTCGACGTCAAGCCGGAGGGCAACCGACTGGCCGCTTACCGCGCCATCACGACGCCGGTCATGGTGATCTCGTTCGCCGACGATCTGGTGCTGCCCCCACACCTGGGCAAAGAAGTGGCCGACGCCATACCCAAGGCCCGCCACCTGCAGATACGTGACGCTGGACACCTCGGATTCATCGAGCAGCCGGACGCGGTCAACAACGCGATGCTGGAATTCTTCGGCCGCCTGCCCATGTGA
- a CDS encoding DJ-1/PfpI family protein translates to MTQIAIVLYPTFTALDFIGPYEILHRLPDTEVRFVWHEIGPITADSGVLVIGATHTFDETPAPDVVLVPGGPGTVEVARDEKVLAWLRDTHRTATWTTSVCSGSVVLAASGLLDGRRATSHWSTLPALKMLGAVPVGDERVVHEGDIVTAAGVSAGIDLGLWLAAQLGGEDKAKAIQLGIEYDPQPPFDSGHVSKASAATKATAAALLGKDMVKPALLKASTLLLWDRAIDVVRGRRRGRQKRSANVGG, encoded by the coding sequence ATGACCCAGATCGCGATCGTCCTCTATCCCACCTTCACGGCCCTGGACTTCATCGGGCCCTACGAGATCCTGCATCGACTGCCGGACACCGAGGTCCGCTTCGTCTGGCACGAGATCGGCCCCATCACTGCGGATTCCGGTGTCCTGGTGATCGGGGCCACCCACACGTTCGACGAGACGCCCGCACCCGATGTGGTGCTCGTGCCGGGCGGACCCGGGACCGTCGAGGTCGCCAGGGACGAGAAGGTGCTGGCGTGGCTGCGCGACACCCACCGCACCGCGACGTGGACGACGTCGGTGTGCTCGGGTTCTGTGGTGCTCGCCGCGTCGGGCCTGCTCGACGGCAGACGCGCCACGTCGCACTGGTCCACGCTGCCTGCGCTCAAGATGCTCGGGGCCGTGCCGGTCGGCGACGAACGCGTGGTCCACGAGGGCGACATCGTCACCGCCGCAGGAGTGTCGGCGGGGATTGACCTGGGCCTGTGGCTGGCCGCGCAGTTGGGCGGCGAGGACAAGGCCAAGGCCATCCAACTGGGCATCGAGTACGACCCGCAGCCACCCTTCGACTCGGGGCACGTGTCGAAGGCGTCTGCGGCGACCAAGGCCACGGCGGCCGCGCTGCTGGGTAAGGACATGGTCAAGCCCGCTCTGCTCAAGGCCAGCACGCTGCTGCTGTGGGATCGCGCGATCGACGTCGTGCGCGGCAGGCGACGCGGGCGGCAGAAGCGCTCCGCTAACGTGGGCGGGTGA